In Lampris incognitus isolate fLamInc1 chromosome 13, fLamInc1.hap2, whole genome shotgun sequence, the genomic stretch AAATCGACTGCGCCCTGTAGCTGATCTACAAACAATCGGTTCGGTTGATTTCAGGAATTGTATCCGTATGTACGCTTACAAATCAGTGAAAATCGAGTATCGCGGAAAGCACTTTGACGTCCGGGTGTGGAGTAGTAGGCTGTTGACTGCCTGTCCCGGTGTTGGCTACGTGTAATTTTTGAGGGAAGATGGCTGATAGAAAGAATAATAATGCGTCCAGCTCTAGTGCAAATTTACTGTTCAGCGCGGCTCCGGAGTTTAACTTCAATCTGCCCTTCATACCCGTCAGCCAGGCCACTGGGCCGGCGGTGCTATCAGGAGGTGAGATGAGACGATACTGGGGGAAATGTCAAAACTTTGGCGTTAGACGTTGACATCATCACTAGCCGGATCGTTAGCTTGTTACCCTGTCAGCACCAGCCCTTATTATCAGCTGTTAATCATTGGCTTTATGCTGAAACGCTGTCACTGTCCCGCCCGCAAGTTTAGCCTCATCGTCAGTGATGGAGTTCGGTTTTGAAGGGATTTCACTATCAGAAAACATATACACCTATACATCTCTTATATACTGCGATCAAGAGGCGTGAAATGAGTTTTTCTTGGTGTCAGTGTTTCCGTCGAATAACAAACATTGTACAACGTACACGCAACTTAGTCGCAAACACACGGCTCACATGTACATGGTACGAGGACCTTACACGTTTCTTTAACTCTTCATACCGTGCTCGACCGAAGAGAAAAGTGTTAATCAGTCACATCAGTGTTTCATGAGACCTACAAAATACGTGACTGACGAATTATGAATGAAAAAGTGAGTTGCCCATTTGTGACGGTCGGTGACAGTGTTCAAATTAAATTGATGAATTGTTCCCTATTGTAATGTCCCTTAGATGATTCAACTGACGTTGGAGAAGAAGACAGCTTTCTGGGTCAGACCTCTGGGACTGTTCCAGCCCCCTCTACCTTCAACTACTTCTCCAGTCCTGTGACCAGTAGTGACCCATTTGCATCCATAGGTCACCAGCCATGCCCACCACCAGCACATTCAGTCGCCCCGGCAGTAATGGGTCCAACCTCTGTCCCGAGCAGTGTCAGCGTGGCCCCCCCGCCCCCTGGCCCACAAACGAACCCTGCTCCTGCCTTCGGAGGTGCAATGTACCAGAGCCCAGTGGGACGACACACTCCTCCCCCCAGCACAGTTCCCCCGCCCCCTTCCCAGACACCCCAGTCAAGTCATAATCCATACCGTCACACCCCTCTCAGCAGCAAGGCCAGCCCTTATATTCCAGCTCCAGAGCTCCAGCCACCAACCCACTCAGCACTGCAGAACCCCTACTCTCTTGGCTCTCCAACACAAACATTCCATACAGCAGGACCCACATTCACAAAGGTAGATTGATACATATTAATCGTTCATCTTTCTTAGATTATCGTAATATGCATTATTAGCCCAGTGAGTCAGTGTTTCCCGGATACTTTTTTCAGGTGGGGTGGTATTCTCCCCAAAGCCGCAGGTGCTATGGCGAGTGACTTGGCTATTaccattttcattttttttccatttccctTGGTGGGTTGGTAGTTCACCTAAGCACCTACCCCACAAAGACAATGGTAGTTGTAACACTGGGGGGTACTATCGCTCTTGCACCCCTTGGCAGTGGCTGCTTTTTATATTGGTGATGAAGGAATTAAATCTTATTCCATTGTTCCAGTGCTGTCATTGTCTTCAAATTGCATAAGACTATTAGCAAATGAAGGATAAATAATTAGAATTAGACTGtactgccgacgagattatggcGTATAGATTataactaattgatgacttaattgattatgactaatgactattgccaactgttctcttctctcacatgtcttttctctctctctgaatgatgtcttctcctttctctttttctgtgtgaatggtgtcatgtgagtctcccttgtgtgcatgtgtacacaagGGAGATTCCTCCCAGGTCTCCTCCCAGgtttctgtggtgatggtggtcgccacttggacattgcctggcattcccctcatcacattttctttttatatatcttataaattcatattttttttacatgatgatgctggtcacgtggcttgggtcctggactgttccagtggcgtcaggacactgcttgacatcctgcacatcatattcttcataaattttataagtccattataattctgtttatcctctgtcaatgttgtattgtgtaaattgtgaaaacacaacatctattgcacgttgtctatcttgggagagagatccctcctctgttgctctccctgaggtttcttcctattttttctccctgttaaaggtttttttagggagttgttccttatctgatgcgagggtctaaggacaggatgttatgttgctgttaagcccactgaggcaaatttgtaatttgtgatattgggctatacaaataaaattgacttgactcaaagATGTATCTATGTGCCCCCCCCCATTGAAGCCCCCTCCCACACAGATGCAGGCACCTCTGCCTCCTGCCTCTACTGCTGGAGCATTAGTCCCCGCCAATCCCATGATGCCATACAACTACAATGTTTATGAGCCTGTTCAGCCACATTGGTTTTTCTGCAAGCAAGTGGAATCAAAAAGTGTCTGGCTACCTTTCAGCATCATTGACTCCATTCAGCTAGAGGAGACATACAACTCAGGTAAAAGGAGCAGCATGTTGTGATGCTCTGTTGGATGCGTGGACTAAAGTGCCTCATCGTGGGTTGTGTGTGAATACATTTTCAGCATATTTTGCCTAATCAGGGCAGTGCTAGTCCCATGTTTTTCCTAGTTGGGCTGCGAATTACCATTAATTGTCCATGCTGTGCTTAAATGACAAAACAAGGATTATTTCATGTCGACATTACAACACATCAGAAATGGAATGGATGTTTTGAAACAGCCAGCCCCTTGTAAATTCTCTATaccatttgctttttttttttttagttcagccAGACCCAGAGAATGTGATGGTGCGCACTGATGGAGGGCGCTATGATGTGCAGCTGTACGACCGCATGCGAACCGCAGTCTACTGGGAGGAGGAGCCTACAGAAGTCCGGCGCTGCACCTGGTTCTACAAAGGAGACACGGATAGCAGATTCATTCCTTACTCAGAGGACTTCAGTGACAAGCTAGAGGTTTGTTCCATCGCTGCCAGTGACCAGAAACAGATGTTGGCTGATGTTTTTGGGCCTTGGACTGTTCAGAGCAGTGTACAGCCGAGCAGTGCGCTGTGTTTAGCTTTTGTCCTACAGTAGAGAAGTcagtgtagttgtggtagaaaTACTTTATCTGTAAAGTTGAGGCATGTAGCAGAAATatgatatttatttttattacatAATGTGTGTAGTTGTTCTTGCACTGTGATGTGACATGTTGGAAGGAAATTGCTATACCTTAGCATCACTGTTTCCTGTTATCATCCAACTCCTATGATAATTTCTCAAAATATTGCTGCAATGTACATTTACATAAGCGTTGTATTATAAATATGCTGCTGGAATCAACTCATTTACTTCTACTAATTATGGTTCATATACCCACCTTAATTAGCTCTGTAAAGGATATGCATGTCTCCACTTTTAGGCAGAATATAAGAAAGCAGTGTCTACCAACCAGTGGCACCGCAGGCTGGAGTTCCCATCTGGGGAGACCATTGTAATGCATAACCCAAAGGTAAACCCTTGTTGGATAAAAATGTTGTTTTGCGTTGGTCTTGTGGCATTTTAGCCCCAGCAACTGAACTTTATTATTTGTACAGAATCAGTTCTGTTTTAGCACATGGTGagtcttgttctctctgtttcAGGTGATAGTCCAGTTCCAGCCCTCAGCCATGCCAGATGAGTGGGGGACAACTCAGGACGGACAGACCAGACCCAGGGTGGTCAAGAGAGGCATTGATGATGACCATGACGAAGTTCCTGATGGTACCTGAACTCCTCCTTTTCCAAACATATGCTCATGAAGGCATACATAAAGTTCCAATAAGCTTAGTCTGTTATACTCCTAATATGAAGTTTACAGACCATTAAATATGGTAAGAGCCAATAAATTTCACCTATTTCAGGAGAGCTGTCTAAGGTGGATCATCTAGTTTTCATGGTACATGGAATCGGTCCCGTCTGTGATCTGAGGTTTCGAAGCATGGTGGAATGTGGTGGGTACCGTAGTCATGCATTCCTCTTTTTTAAATTTCTGTCTCTCTTTGATAATAATGGTTTGAGAGATGACACGATAACACATTTACTGGCATGAACTTGTATTGCTTTGTCATTTGCTGGTAATGTCTGATTTCAATGGTTACGGCACCTCATAAGATCTGTACAAAACTCTGCTTTTTTTTCAGTGGACGACTTCCGTAATGTATCGCTGAAGTTGCTAAAGAGCCACTTTAAGAAACATCAGGATGAGAATGCCATCAGCAGGGTGGAATTCCTCCCTGTCCAGTGGCACACAGCTCTACATGGAGATGCCACAGGGGTCGACAGGTGAGGAGGCCCGGGCAGTGTTTCAAGCAGCCATTGCAGTTTAAAAACTATATGCCAGGAGTAAACACAAGGAATATCTTGAGATCTCTGGTAAAACAATTGAATATCAAGGAATTTTAGAAATGGGTTACTTCATGTATATGGAAAATGAGCCTACTTGGGGGTTGAAGAACTCCTTGGAAATTCAGTAATGCATTTTGTTTATGCCCAAATTATTGTATGCAAGCTTTCCGTTGCAATAACTGACATGCATTCAAATgttgataatgttcattttcacCCTCATATactcttgattttttttccttttctttgtatAGGAGGATAAAGAAGATCACCTTGCCCAGCACTGGTCGTCTGCGTCACTTTACCAATGAGACCTTGCTAGATGTGTTGTTCTACAACAGTCCCACTTACTGTCAGACCATTATGAACGCAGTTGCCCTGGAGATTAACAGACTTTATGCCCTGTTCATGAAGAGGAACCCAGACTATAAAGGAGACATATCAGTGGCCGGGCACAGTTTAGGTAATAAGCCACAGTGAAGTTATTTGCACACACCTGGATTACAATCTGATTTGTGGTAACTAAAGGACTCCTGGTTTCACACAGATCTGGTCTCATATCTTTACACTTGCAGGTTCTTTGATTCTTTTTGATCTGCTGTCAAATCAGAAGACTAGCTCCCTTGCACAGGGAGTTCCAATCGTGCAAACTGCCAATGGAGGCGTCCAGGGAGACAATAAACAGGTAATACACCATAAGCCACCATGCTTATCAACTGAAAATACCGGAAAAGAAACACTGAGAAAGTGGTATAATCGTTCCTGTGGAGCGTGCGCGTGTGTGAGATCTGACCTAGAACAGTAATTGATTATAGCATTTTATAGTCACTTTTCGTTCTGTGTTGTACTAACACAAAACACAGATGAACTCAAACCAATGATCTAAGGAAAGGCTGTTTGGACATCAACTTTGGGAATATTGCCTAACCCCCTGCTCATCCAATATGGTG encodes the following:
- the sec23ip gene encoding SEC23-interacting protein, which translates into the protein MADRKNNNASSSSANLLFSAAPEFNFNLPFIPVSQATGPAVLSGDDSTDVGEEDSFLGQTSGTVPAPSTFNYFSSPVTSSDPFASIGHQPCPPPAHSVAPAVMGPTSVPSSVSVAPPPPGPQTNPAPAFGGAMYQSPVGRHTPPPSTVPPPPSQTPQSSHNPYRHTPLSSKASPYIPAPELQPPTHSALQNPYSLGSPTQTFHTAGPTFTKPPPTQMQAPLPPASTAGALVPANPMMPYNYNVYEPVQPHWFFCKQVESKSVWLPFSIIDSIQLEETYNSVQPDPENVMVRTDGGRYDVQLYDRMRTAVYWEEEPTEVRRCTWFYKGDTDSRFIPYSEDFSDKLEAEYKKAVSTNQWHRRLEFPSGETIVMHNPKVIVQFQPSAMPDEWGTTQDGQTRPRVVKRGIDDDHDEVPDGELSKVDHLVFMVHGIGPVCDLRFRSMVECVDDFRNVSLKLLKSHFKKHQDENAISRVEFLPVQWHTALHGDATGVDRRIKKITLPSTGRLRHFTNETLLDVLFYNSPTYCQTIMNAVALEINRLYALFMKRNPDYKGDISVAGHSLGSLILFDLLSNQKTSSLAQGVPIVQTANGGVQGDNKQVDNAVTPPVVDEEPKGEGEEFEDLSAMLEHLGLIEYKSTFDEEKIDIESFLMCTIEDLKEMEIPLGPRKKIAKFVKERVNKQASQQVDQDKKVEVKEVVPTQASEPLPNPTTKKLPVGKTVSSIHVDYNCFDVGTGQVSVIYHGLDFEPVNFFALGSPIGMFLTVRGVEKIEETYQLPTCKGFFNIYHPLDPVAYRIEPMIMPDLDLKPVLIPHHKGRKRLHLELKESLSRMGSDLKHGFISSLKTAWQTLNEFARAHTSSAQLQAELAIVASQIKEEEEKHVHEHKISESPEPQREEEPQVKIGMLNEGKRIDYVLQEKPIESFNEYLFALQSHLCYWESEDTALLILKEIYNTMGIHPEQLVH